In one Neobacillus sp. CF12 genomic region, the following are encoded:
- a CDS encoding 2-oxoacid:ferredoxin oxidoreductase subunit beta → MATFKEFRNNVKPNWCPGCGDFSVQAAMQRAAANVGLEPENLAVISGIGCSGRISGYINSYGFHGIHGRSLPIAQGVKMANRDLTVIASGGDGDGFAIGMGHTIHAIRRNIDITYVVMDNQIYGLTKGQTSPRSATGFKTKSSPLGSIEQPISPMEMALTAGATFVAQSFSTDLKDLTALIEAGIKHKGFSLINVYSPCVTYNKVNTYDWFKENLTKLSDIEGYDPSNRENAMQTLMKHNGLVTGLIYQNTERQSYQELINNYSETPLAHADLTLDQGYFDKLVGEFM, encoded by the coding sequence ATGGCCACTTTTAAAGAATTTCGTAATAATGTAAAACCGAACTGGTGCCCTGGCTGTGGCGACTTCTCTGTACAAGCGGCAATGCAACGTGCAGCAGCAAATGTAGGGCTAGAGCCTGAAAACTTAGCTGTTATTTCTGGTATCGGGTGTTCTGGTCGTATCTCTGGATATATTAATTCATATGGCTTCCATGGTATTCATGGTCGCTCATTACCTATAGCACAAGGTGTTAAAATGGCTAACCGGGATCTTACAGTTATCGCTTCTGGCGGTGATGGTGACGGTTTTGCAATCGGTATGGGACACACCATTCATGCTATCCGTAGAAATATTGATATTACCTACGTAGTTATGGATAACCAAATTTATGGATTAACAAAGGGACAAACGTCTCCGCGTTCTGCTACAGGCTTTAAGACGAAATCATCGCCATTAGGTTCGATTGAACAACCAATTTCACCAATGGAGATGGCTTTAACTGCTGGAGCAACGTTTGTAGCACAAAGTTTCTCTACAGATTTGAAAGATCTTACTGCTTTAATTGAAGCAGGTATTAAGCATAAAGGATTCTCTTTAATTAACGTATACAGTCCTTGTGTTACTTATAATAAGGTCAACACGTATGACTGGTTTAAAGAAAACCTAACAAAATTAAGCGATATTGAAGGGTATGATCCTTCTAATCGTGAAAATGCAATGCAGACATTGATGAAGCATAATGGTTTAGTTACTGGTTTGATTTATCAAAACACAGAACGTCAATCCTACCAAGAATTGATTAATAATTACTCTGAAACTCCATTAGCACATGCTGATCTAACTCTCGATCAAGGTTACTTTGATAAATTAGTTGGAGAGTTCATGTAA